The following proteins come from a genomic window of Macadamia integrifolia cultivar HAES 741 chromosome 14, SCU_Mint_v3, whole genome shotgun sequence:
- the LOC122062012 gene encoding uncharacterized protein LOC122062012 gives MEIEQLNAVSNLPTQEQVCDDGKGIECEMSSLNLTVFGNHGVCAICLEKIELQETALVKGCEHAYCVTCILRWATYNQNPLCPQCKCPFEFLNVHRSLDGRIHDYMFEESVCLLLRATWFMPLKVEVQEEVYDELEHIYQYEEDEDEDLEEVYYTSSNLRIGNRRWGDNGFVRGGRREARPVHREFQDHDAGPSRGPKNKEVAKDSTGRRAKRALKREAADKAAAAKHQQHLMRLGRK, from the exons ATGGAGATTGAGCAACTGAACGCTGTTTCCAACCTCCCCACCCAAGAACAG GTTTGTGATGATGGGAAGGGGATAGAGTGTGAAATGTCGAGCTTGAACTTGACGGTGTTCGGCAATCATGGTGTTTGCGCGATCTGCTTGGAGAAGATAGAGCTTCAGGAGACTGCTCTTGTAAAAGGTTGCGAACATGCTTACTG tGTGACGTGCATCCTTAGGTGGGCGACATACAATCAGAATCCTTTATGCCCTCAATGCAAGTGTCCGTTTGAGTTTCTCAATGTTCACCGTTCTCTTGATGGCAG AATCCATGACTATATGTTTGAGGAGAGCGTTTGCCTTCTTCTTCGAGCAACCTGGTTCATGCCATTGAAGGTAGAGGTTCAAGAAGAGGTGTATGATGAATTGGAACATATTTATCAATAtgaagaggatgaggatgaaGATTTAGAAGAAGTTTATTATACCAGTTCGAATCTTCGTATTGGTAACCGTAGGTGGGGAGACAATGGCTTTGTTaggggagggaggagagaagcaAGGCCTGTCCATCGAGAATTCCAGGACCATGATGCTGGTCCATCACGTGGTCCGAAGAATAAAGAGGTAGCAAAGGATTCAACTGGGCGACGGGCAAAGAGGGCATTGAAGCGCGAAGCTGCAGATAAAGCAGCTGCAGCAAAACATCAACAGCACTTAATGAGGTTGGGACGCAAGTGA